The following proteins come from a genomic window of Trifolium pratense cultivar HEN17-A07 linkage group LG4, ARS_RC_1.1, whole genome shotgun sequence:
- the LOC123923281 gene encoding NDR1/HIN1-like protein 6 — MTDNQKIHPLHDVPLHDVEAPQQHPSAPLVPRNSSKSDDHQQHQPLPMPNHPIRNSKPPKKRRSCCCKFFCWIFSILIILIIAIGIAIGILFLAFRPKIPKYSVDELRVTQFNVSDNNSLSVTFNLTITARNPNKKIGIDYRGGSHISAWYNDTKLCEGSLPKFYQGHKNVTVLSIPLNGQTQNATGLRDSLTQQFTQVGSVPLNLKVKQPVRIKFGKLKIFKINFRVRCRIVVDSLNTNNSIRIRSSSCKFRFKL, encoded by the coding sequence ATGACAGATAATCAGAAAATTCATCCACTTCATGATGTTCCACTTCATGATGTTGAAGCTCCACAACAACATCCTTCAGCTCCTTTAGTACCAAGAAACTCTTCAAAATCTGATGAtcatcaacaacatcaaccTCTTCCTATGCCTAATCATCCTATTAGAAATTCAAAGCCaccaaagaaaagaagaagttGTTGTTGCAAATTCTTTTGTTGGATTTTCAGCATACTAATAATTCTAATCATAGCTATTGGCATAGCAATTGGAATACTCTTCCTAGCATTTAGACCCAAGATTCCAAAATACTCGGTCGACGAATTACGTGTCACACAATTCAATGTCTCAGACAACAATAGCTTATCGGTTACGTTCAACTTAACAATTACGGCAagaaatccaaacaaaaaaattggaattgatTATAGAGGTGGAAGTCACATAAGTGCTTGGTATAATGATACAAAATTATGTGAAGGGTCATTACCTAAATTTTATCAAGGTCACAAAAATGTTACTGTTCTTAGTATACCTTTGAATGGACAAACACAAAATGCAACAGGTTTGAGAGATTCATTGACACAACAATTTACACAAGTTGGTAGTGTTCCTCTTAATTTGAAAGTTAAACAACCTGTGAGGATTAAGTTTGGAAAATTGAAGATTTTTAAGATTAATTTCAGGGTTAGGTGTAGGATTGTGGTTGATAGTCTTAATACTAATAATTCTATTAGAATTAGAAGCAGTAGTTGTAAGTTTAGGTTTAAGCTTTGA
- the LOC123924318 gene encoding nijmegen breakage syndrome 1 protein-like, giving the protein MVWGLLPVDSLSGEDNYYIFKTGTYKVGRKGCDVIITKDKGVSRVHAEIVVNTMKMLNPRHLSASVQIRDCSKYGTFVSKNVGLKKKVHEQPNKEAALQDGDLVSFGTGSATYKFCYVPLILFNCSSNQVDRSLEQKISSIGASIAHTLNEECTHVLVDQLMPLKKDLVEAVVAKKYCVLKTWLEFFAEKNISNEIPSCHSHIPTVSVEGASIKVADPKARENCLKGYTFVLESVHLYKFGDQLKSLLEVAGAKTISFQEFSSNSQGSDYGDDNRMVCVIPGGAACKPDIFNKLLSSLLKVNEMDIINAALSGDLDLSILKSPCVVISSSCSTDETIVADSDTEVETATSPYANEANEANEALCDGTNVKYVKSEELDDDSGTSDKRENERMEAPLNDVSTSLHKRKNDRMEASLDDVSTSLYVTKRAKTEMSLDVSVRSDTHATSFKDGTVSVKVKKDEVDNYASGNSDIVYSENLIVRDTNILANRSSALNNRVPNFKRFRKPQTQSGNSFNNLVPFAKYPYKDSDYGNEERAEYVKEEKRRKQREAVADDLFINNQKGKKKGTAGSLHGILTR; this is encoded by the exons ATGGTGTGGGGTCTTCTCCCCGTTGATTCTCTTTCCG GTGAAGATAATTACTACATTTTCAAAACTGGAACTTACAAAGTTGGTCGAAAAG GTTGCGATGTGATCATCACTAAAGATAAAGGGGTTTCTCGGGTCCATGCAGAAATAGTTGTTAATACAATGAAGATGTTAAATCCTCGTCATTTGTCTGCCAGTGTACAGATAAGAGATTGCTCGAAGTATGGGACATTTGTGAGCAAGAATGTTGGGCTCAAGAAAAAAGTTCATGAGCAACCAAACAAAGAAGCAGCATTACAGGATGGCGACCTAGTTTCTTTTGGCACTGGTAGTGCTACCTACAA GTTTTGCTACGTCCCCCTCATTCTTTTCAACTGTTCCTCAAATCAAGTGGATCGATCTCTTGAACAGAAAATTTCATCAATTG GTGCTAGTATTGCTCATACCTTGAATGAAGAGTGCACACACGTGCTGGTAGATCAACTCATGCCCTTAAAGAAGGATCTTGTTGAAGCAGTTGTGGCgaaaaaatattgtgttctCAAAACTTGGCTTGAG TTTTTTGCAGAAAAGAACATTAGCAATGAAATTCCTAGCTGTCATTC ACATATTCCGACAGTGTCAGTGGAAGGAGCTTCTATCAAAGTTGCTGACCCTAAAGCTCGCGAAAACTGTTTGAAAGGATACACTTTTGTATTGGAATCTGTGCATTTG TATAAGTTTGGGGATCAGCTAAAGTCTTTATTGGAAGTAGCTGGTGCTAAAACTATTTCATTTCAAGAATTCTCTTCAAATAGCCAA GGTTCAGATTATGGAGATGATAATCGTATGGTTTGTGTCATCCCAGGAGGAGCCGCATGCAAACCTGATATCTTCAATAAATTACTAAGTTCCTTGCTAAAAGTCAATGAGATGGATATAATAAATGCTGCTCTTAGTGGAGATCTAGATCTGTCAATTTTAAAATCACCATGCG TGGTTATTTCATCGTCATGCTCTACAGACGAGACAATTGTAGCAGATTCGGATACTGAAGTTGAAACAGCCACATCACCCTACGCAAACGAGGCAAACGAGGCAAACGAGGCATTATGTGATGGCACTAATGTAAAGTATGTAAAATCGGAAGAATTGGATGATGATTCTGGAACTTCAGACaagagagaaaatgagagaatgGAGGCACCCTTAAATGATGTATCGACCAGTTTGCATAAGAGGAAAAATGATAGAATGGAGGCATCCTTAGATGATGTTTCTACCAGTTTGTATGTAACAAAACGTGCAAAAACAGAAATGTCCCTGGATGTTTCTGTCCGATCTGATACACATGCTACCAGCTTCAAGGATGGTACTGTCagtgtcaaagtgaagaaagaCGAGGTTGATAATTATGCAAGTGGAAATTCAGATATTGTTTACAGCGAAAATTTAATTGTTCGAGATACAAACATACTTGCCAACAGAAGTTCTGCACTAAACAACAGAGTTCCAAATTTCAAACGCTTTCGAAAG CCACAAACTCAATCTGGAAATAGTTTCAACAACCTTGTTCCATTTGCAAAATATCCATACAA GGATTCTGACTATGGAAATGAGGAGAGAGCTGAGTACGTGAAGGAGGAGAAAAGACGAAAACAAAGAGAAGCTGTGGCTGATGATCTATTTATTAATAATCAGAAG GGAAAAAAGAAAGGCACGGCTGGTTCTCTTCACGGCATTCTTACTAGATGA
- the LOC123923385 gene encoding 2-methylpropanoate--CoA ligase CCL4-like: MEHLTKNQANSTPLTPLTFLERASTVYGDSISIIYNNTSFTWSQTHRRCLQLASSLSSIGIKKGHVVSVLSPNTPAMYELHFAVPMSGAILNNLNFRLDHKSLSVLLTHSESKLIFVDILSLSLTLNALSLFPKNTQIPKLVLINDDTLAPHEIPSPPKNVNIINTYEGLVTEGDPNFTWIRPESEWDPITLNYTSGTTSSPKGVVHCHRATFIVSLDSLIDWSVPVQPVYLWTLPMFHSNGWSYPWGIAAVGGTNICARRVDAPTIYRLIESHGVTHMCAAPVVLNMLSCFNRTEPLKKPVHVLTGGSSPPATILCRAESLGFDICHGYGMTETCGVVVSCAWKTEWNKFPATERARMKVRQGVRKVGVAEVDVVGPTGESVKRDGVTVGEIVVKGACVMLGYLKDEAATWQCMRNNGWFYTGDVGVMHENGYLEIKDRTKDVIISGGENMSSVEVEAVLYMHPAVKEAAVVARPDEFWGETPCAFVSLKDELKENEIPTEKEVNEFCRERLPHFMVPKTVVFKEELPKTSTGKVQKHVLRKVARAMGSLPIPPPLLLPSRI; the protein is encoded by the coding sequence ATGGAACATTTAACAAAAAACCAAGCAAACTCAACACCACTTACTCCACTCACTTTCTTAGAAAGAGCTTCCACTGTCTACGGTGATTCGATTTCCATTATCTACAATAACACCTCATTCACATGGTCTCAAACCCACCGTAGATGTCTTCAACTAGCTTCATCACTTTCATCCATCGGTATCAAAAAAGGCCACGTGGTTTCCGTTCTCTCTCCCAACACACCCGCAATGTACGAACTTCACTTCGCTGTTCCAATGTCCGGTGCCATTCTCAACAACCTTAATTTCCGTCTCGACCATAAAAGCCTTTCCGTGCTCCTCACCCACAGCGAATCAAAACTCATCTTTGTAGacattctttctctttctctaacactcaaCGCTCTTTCTTTATTCCCCAAAAACACTCAAATCCCAAAGCTAGTCCTTATTAACGACGATACACTCGCACCGCACGAGATTCCTTCACCTCCGAAAAATGTTAACATTATAAACACCTACGAAGGTCTTGTAACAGAAGGTGATCCGAATTTCACATGGATCCGACCCGAGTCCGAATGGGATCCGATTACGTTAAACTATACTTCTGGAACGACGTCGTCTCCGAAAGGTGTAGTGCATTGTCACAGAGCAACGTTTATCGTTTCGCTCGATTCACTCATTGATTGGTCCGTTCCGGTTCAACCGGTTTATCTCTGGACGTTACCGATGTTCCATTCTAACGGGTGGAGTTACCCGTGGGGGATTGCTGCCGTCGGAGGAACAAATATTTGTGCGCGTAGAGTCGACGCGCCGACGATCTACCGTTTAATTGAATCTCACGGTGTAACACACATGTGTGCTGCTCCGGTTGTGCTTAACATGCTTTCATGTTTCAACAGAACTGAACCGTTGAAAAAACCGGTTCATGTTCTCACCGGAGGTTCGTCGCCTCCGGCGACGATTCTCTGTCGTGCCGAGTCGTTAGGTTTTGATATTTGCCATGGATATGGTATGACGGAGACGTGCGGTGTAGTCGTGTCGTGTGCGTGGAAAACGGAATGGAATAAGTTTCCGGCGACGGAACGGGCGAGGATGAAGGTGAGGCAAGGTGTGAGGAAGGTGGGAGTGGCGGAGGTTGATGTTGTGGGACCCACCGGAGAAAGTGTTAAGCGTGATGGTGTAACTGTTGGTGAGATAGTTGTAAAAGGTGCATGTGTAATGCTTGGTTATTTGAAAGATGAGGCTGCCACGTGGCAGTGCATGAGAAATAATGGTTGGTTTTACACTGGCGATGTTGGTGTTATGCATGAGAATGGGTATTTGGAGATTAAGGATAGGACAAAGGATGTGATTATAAGTGGTGGAGAGAATATGAGTAGTGTGGAGGTTGAGGCGGTTTTGTATATGCATCCGGCAGTTAAGGAGGCGGCCGTGGTGGCAAGACCGGATGAATTTTGGGGTGAGACGCCGTGTGCGTTTGTGAGTTTGAAGGATGAGTTGAAGGAGAATGAAATTCCGACTGAGAAAGAGGTTAATGAATTTTGTAGGGAGAGGTTGCCGCATTTTATGGTCCCGAAGACGGTTGTTTTTAAGGAGGAGCTGCCAAAGACTTCAACGGGGAAGGTACAGAAGCATGTACTTAGAAAGGTTGCTAGAGCTATGGGGTCCTTGCCCATACCACCACCACTGTTACTTCCTAGTCGCATTTGA